The following are encoded in a window of Nitrospinota bacterium genomic DNA:
- the argJ gene encoding bifunctional glutamate N-acetyltransferase/amino-acid acetyltransferase ArgJ — MTESNSAMVKGFRFASMVAGIKKKPLDDLGIIVSDRPCTAAGLFTKNMVKAAPVLVSQKHLKSPKQFGVVCNSGCANAVTGSTGMKDAVNMAKVLADGIGCKASEILVASTGVIGQFLPMPKLETGIPALIKGLNEHPEPFSRAIMTTDTVPKTAFKTVKLGGKDVAIWGTSKGAGMLHPNMATMLAFIVTDAAIPKLLLKSLLKEVVDVTFNCISVDGDTSTNDSVFLLANGAAGNAPLKKGTADYRNFASALREVSLSLSEQIILDAEGATVLAEIKVEKGKSLKEAVTVARTIAGSLLVKTALNGRDANWGRIICAAGYSGAKVDPEKMELYFGEHCAYRKGAPVSDMEEKLTAEMKKKRVNLRLVLNQGKASASYLFSDISREYVSINADYRS, encoded by the coding sequence ATGACTGAGAGTAATTCTGCGATGGTAAAAGGTTTTCGGTTCGCGTCAATGGTCGCCGGAATAAAAAAGAAGCCGCTCGATGACCTCGGGATAATCGTTAGCGACAGGCCTTGCACGGCGGCAGGCCTATTTACGAAGAATATGGTGAAAGCGGCCCCGGTACTTGTGAGCCAAAAGCACCTGAAATCGCCAAAACAGTTTGGAGTAGTGTGTAACAGCGGATGTGCCAATGCTGTAACCGGTTCAACCGGAATGAAGGATGCCGTGAATATGGCGAAGGTACTGGCCGATGGGATTGGGTGCAAAGCGTCTGAGATCCTTGTCGCCTCGACCGGCGTTATAGGTCAGTTCCTTCCGATGCCGAAGCTGGAAACCGGCATTCCAGCGCTGATAAAAGGGCTAAATGAGCACCCGGAGCCATTTTCCAGGGCGATCATGACCACCGATACGGTGCCAAAGACGGCATTTAAAACTGTAAAGCTCGGCGGCAAAGATGTAGCCATTTGGGGTACATCAAAAGGTGCGGGAATGTTACACCCGAATATGGCGACGATGCTTGCCTTCATCGTCACCGATGCCGCCATTCCGAAGCTACTCCTCAAGTCGCTACTCAAAGAGGTGGTGGATGTTACCTTTAACTGCATATCGGTCGACGGCGATACCAGTACGAATGATTCGGTTTTCCTCCTGGCGAACGGCGCGGCGGGGAACGCTCCGCTGAAAAAAGGTACCGCCGATTACAGGAATTTCGCCTCCGCCCTTCGCGAGGTCTCCCTCTCCCTTTCCGAGCAGATAATTCTCGATGCGGAAGGGGCCACCGTCCTGGCCGAGATAAAGGTGGAAAAGGGGAAAAGCCTGAAAGAGGCGGTGACGGTCGCGCGGACGATCGCCGGTTCCCTCCTTGTGAAGACGGCGCTCAACGGCCGCGACGCGAACTGGGGGAGGATCATCTGCGCGGCGGGCTACTCCGGCGCGAAGGTCGATCCGGAAAAGATGGAGCTTTACTTCGGCGAGCACTGCGCCTACCGGAAGGGCGCGCCCGTAAGTGATATGGAAGAGAAGCTCACCGCCGAGATGAAAAAGAAGCGGGTGAATCTCCGGCTTGTTCTCAATCAGGGGAAAGCGTCCGCGTCTTATCTATTCTCCGACATCAGCCGGGAGTACGTCTCAATCAACGCCGACTACAGGAGCTGA
- a CDS encoding very short patch repair endonuclease, protein MIDKNTPKTYCRDGRAPIPKKPEISYLMSRITAKNTKPELLVRKLLWGQGIRGYRLHWEKAPGRPDICFPSKKIAIFIHGCFWHSCPKCKPKLPKSHKVFWQQKLSKNVVRDKKKQLELETGGWQVIIIWECQVLTSPNIILDAVSNAMKSSKT, encoded by the coding sequence ATGATAGATAAAAATACTCCAAAAACGTATTGCCGTGATGGTCGAGCCCCTATTCCAAAAAAACCGGAAATATCTTACTTAATGAGCCGTATTACTGCTAAAAATACAAAGCCGGAACTTCTAGTTCGAAAGTTACTTTGGGGACAAGGTATTCGAGGATACCGGTTACACTGGGAAAAAGCACCTGGTAGACCAGATATATGTTTTCCAAGCAAGAAAATCGCTATTTTCATACACGGCTGCTTTTGGCATAGTTGCCCAAAATGTAAACCCAAATTACCAAAATCACATAAGGTTTTCTGGCAACAAAAACTTAGTAAAAATGTTGTGAGAGACAAGAAAAAACAACTAGAATTAGAAACAGGCGGGTGGCAGGTAATCATAATTTGGGAATGTCAGGTTCTAACTAGTCCAAATATAATATTGGATGCTGTTTCAAATGCTATGAAATCAAGCAAGACCTAG
- the dcm gene encoding DNA (cytosine-5-)-methyltransferase — MMTNKRKKKINIIELFAGVGGFRVGFEKANKALKNIKYEIVWSNQYEPTSKAQHASDIYEARWPNSNHSRKDISQVKINDIPKYDMLVGGFPCQDYSVARTLNQAAGLIGKKGVLWWEIHRIITQSKAKPKYLLLENVDRLLKSPASHRGRDFAIMLASLNALGYAIEWRIINAAEYGMPQRRKRVFILGYHKSTPIYKQLKSCIPLDVIGEKGIMAKAFPIKKGKFTIIESMIGNDPVKTSSYYNYSKILTSPFENAGFMINDWSYSCKTTPKYSGKFTFLKNCLEPSSMIPKEFYVNGNLEEWTFLKGAKRVKRKSKLTGHEYEYAEGAMTFPDPLDKASRTIVTGEGGSSPSRFKHIIQADGIKKYRRLLPIELERLNQFPDNHTKLNGISDIKRAFLMGNALVVGIVERLGVVLAKEITKIA, encoded by the coding sequence ATGATGACGAATAAAAGGAAGAAAAAAATTAATATTATTGAGCTCTTTGCTGGCGTAGGTGGTTTTAGAGTAGGCTTTGAAAAAGCAAATAAGGCACTTAAAAACATAAAATATGAAATTGTCTGGAGCAATCAATATGAGCCAACCTCAAAAGCTCAACATGCTTCAGATATTTACGAAGCTCGATGGCCTAACTCAAATCATTCTAGGAAAGACATTTCTCAGGTGAAAATAAATGACATACCTAAATATGACATGCTAGTTGGAGGTTTCCCTTGCCAGGACTACTCTGTCGCAAGAACTTTAAATCAGGCCGCAGGTTTAATTGGAAAAAAGGGGGTGCTGTGGTGGGAAATTCACAGAATAATAACTCAGTCAAAAGCCAAACCAAAATACCTTTTATTAGAGAATGTTGATAGGTTATTAAAGTCTCCAGCTTCACACCGTGGTCGTGACTTTGCAATTATGCTGGCATCTCTCAACGCTTTAGGCTATGCAATAGAATGGAGAATTATAAATGCAGCAGAATATGGAATGCCCCAAAGGAGAAAACGGGTTTTCATTTTAGGCTATCACAAATCGACACCGATATATAAACAGTTAAAGTCATGTATTCCTTTAGACGTAATAGGAGAAAAAGGCATAATGGCAAAGGCGTTTCCAATTAAAAAAGGTAAGTTTACTATAATTGAGTCGATGATAGGTAATGATCCAGTTAAAACTTCAAGTTATTATAATTATTCGAAAATCCTAACATCACCTTTTGAGAATGCGGGATTCATGATTAATGATTGGTCATATTCATGCAAAACAACTCCAAAATATTCCGGGAAATTCACCTTCTTAAAAAATTGCTTAGAACCTAGCTCAATGATACCAAAAGAATTCTATGTAAATGGTAATTTAGAGGAATGGACATTTCTAAAGGGCGCAAAGCGAGTAAAAAGAAAAAGCAAATTAACCGGACATGAATACGAATATGCAGAGGGCGCAATGACATTCCCAGACCCATTAGATAAAGCTTCTCGCACTATCGTCACTGGAGAGGGGGGTAGCTCTCCATCAAGGTTCAAGCATATAATTCAGGCAGATGGAATTAAAAAATATCGCCGTTTACTACCCATTGAACTAGAAAGACTGAACCAATTTCCTGACAATCACACTAAGCTAAATGGCATATCAGATATTAAAAGAGCCTTTTTAATGGGGAATGCGCTCGTTGTTGGAATTGTTGAGCGATTAGGGGTAGTTTTAGCAAAAGAGATTACTAAAATTGCATGA
- a CDS encoding Sau3AI family type II restriction endonuclease, producing MHDIQLPYDKTKEASILKYAKKIVGKSVETILLINKGELNSRGKGNIGLLLEEQYFRYKTNNESKPDFPEAGLELKTTPLKMTRHGLSPKERLVMNIINFNKEHTLTFYNSSFWTKNKSLLLVFYEYKKNVSYKKYIFKLVDIWKFPKEDTEIIKRDWNIITKKIREGLAHEISEGDTNYLGACIKGATRESSFCKQPFSNKKAPRRAFSLKPKYLKFIVKEFERKQKQRIEDDISDTEKIITGIEELQKVKSFENLVMSKYKPYIGKTVEEIAAQYKDPPNPKAKDYFANISKMILGVRGKKIEEFEKADIILKTIRLNKKGMPKEAISFPTFKYKKIVKEKWTTADLRQRLEKRFFFVVFQFDGNDKLRLRKAFLWNMPYKDIEECKKVWQMTIKRIKNREAENLPKTKDNRICHVRPHGRNKRDTYETHYGEELPKKCFWLNASYIKQVIEDTNFTESQE from the coding sequence TTGCATGATATTCAACTTCCCTACGACAAGACAAAAGAAGCATCAATACTAAAATACGCTAAAAAAATCGTCGGCAAATCAGTTGAGACCATTCTTTTAATAAATAAGGGAGAACTTAACTCTAGAGGCAAAGGGAATATCGGCTTACTCCTTGAGGAGCAATATTTTCGCTACAAAACCAACAATGAGTCAAAGCCTGATTTCCCTGAAGCTGGACTAGAATTAAAAACCACTCCTTTAAAAATGACCCGGCATGGGCTAAGCCCAAAGGAGAGGCTTGTCATGAATATAATAAACTTCAACAAAGAACACACCTTGACTTTTTACAACAGTTCATTTTGGACAAAAAATAAATCGTTATTATTAGTTTTTTATGAATACAAAAAAAATGTCTCGTATAAAAAATACATTTTCAAGCTAGTTGATATTTGGAAATTCCCTAAAGAAGATACTGAAATAATCAAAAGAGATTGGAATATTATCACAAAAAAAATCAGAGAGGGACTCGCTCATGAAATATCTGAAGGGGATACTAATTATTTGGGTGCTTGCATAAAAGGAGCCACACGGGAGAGTTCTTTTTGCAAGCAACCGTTCTCAAACAAAAAAGCGCCTAGAAGAGCTTTTTCCCTAAAACCAAAATACCTTAAATTCATCGTAAAAGAATTTGAACGAAAACAGAAACAAAGAATTGAAGACGATATTTCTGACACTGAAAAAATAATTACTGGAATTGAAGAATTACAGAAAGTGAAATCTTTTGAAAACCTAGTAATGTCAAAATATAAACCATATATTGGCAAAACAGTTGAAGAAATAGCCGCACAATACAAAGACCCACCAAATCCAAAGGCTAAAGATTATTTTGCGAATATTTCGAAAATGATACTGGGTGTAAGAGGCAAAAAAATAGAAGAATTCGAAAAAGCAGATATTATTTTAAAAACAATTCGATTAAACAAAAAAGGAATGCCAAAAGAAGCAATTTCATTTCCAACATTCAAATACAAAAAGATAGTTAAAGAAAAATGGACGACTGCAGATTTAAGACAACGATTGGAAAAAAGATTTTTCTTTGTAGTTTTTCAATTTGATGGCAACGATAAGCTAAGACTACGAAAAGCATTCCTCTGGAATATGCCATACAAAGATATTGAGGAATGTAAAAAGGTATGGCAAATGACAATAAAAAGAATCAAGAACAGGGAAGCGGAAAATCTTCCGAAAACAAAAGATAATCGTATTTGCCATGTTCGTCCACATGGGAGAAACAAACGAGATACATACGAAACCCATTATGGAGAGGAGCTACCAAAGAAATGCTTTTGGTTGAATGCAAGTTACATCAAGCAAGTAATTGAAGATACTAACTTTACTGAGAGTCAAGAGTAA
- the xseA gene encoding exodeoxyribonuclease VII large subunit — MVSTADTADMEGRETPFTVSEVADLIKSTLERAFPSVWIEGELSKVARPASGHLYLTLKDDKAVLDAVVWKPMAMKLAFEPEEGSKVLVRGRVTTYAPYGRYQMVLDRIEPAGIGALQVKFEQLKKKLDAKGYFAEERKRAIPPFPKAIGVVTSGTGAAFHDIVQNIHHRDPGVRIILAPVMVEGAQSKDAIAEAIDDFNKFGEVDILIVGRGGGSPESLWGFNEEIVADAISRSKIPVISAVGHEIDFTIADFVADLRAPTPSSAAVLAVKERKDVAYTVNSLLGRMVSAVDGMVRSYREQLSGLLSRTVFTDPARFLEPDRQRVDELTLRMSNGVRRNFLDTRRRVDALYRQLQSLRPDRILQIKKAAVSGLENRLASVMKSRVAEKHEKLTAIAARLPGSVMSQLGRKQKGFAMVSGKIDALSPFKVLKRGYSIARMEDGAVIKKKAQVKRGDKISILLDKDETTLNEDSINCEVV; from the coding sequence TTGGTATCCACAGCCGACACTGCGGATATGGAGGGGCGGGAGACGCCGTTTACAGTCTCGGAAGTTGCCGACCTTATCAAATCTACTCTTGAGCGCGCGTTCCCTTCCGTCTGGATTGAGGGGGAGCTGAGCAAGGTTGCTCGCCCTGCGTCGGGGCATCTCTATCTCACGCTGAAGGACGACAAGGCGGTGCTCGACGCCGTGGTATGGAAACCTATGGCGATGAAGCTGGCGTTCGAGCCGGAAGAGGGGAGCAAGGTACTCGTGCGCGGGCGCGTTACCACCTACGCCCCTTACGGCAGGTACCAGATGGTGCTCGACAGGATAGAGCCTGCCGGTATCGGCGCGCTTCAGGTGAAGTTCGAGCAGTTGAAGAAGAAGCTCGATGCGAAAGGATATTTCGCCGAAGAGCGGAAGAGAGCGATACCCCCCTTCCCGAAAGCGATAGGGGTGGTCACTTCCGGCACCGGGGCGGCGTTTCACGACATCGTGCAGAACATACATCACCGCGATCCCGGCGTGCGGATCATCCTGGCGCCGGTGATGGTGGAAGGGGCGCAGTCGAAAGACGCGATAGCGGAAGCAATCGACGATTTCAATAAATTCGGCGAGGTCGACATTCTTATTGTCGGGCGCGGGGGCGGTTCGCCGGAATCGCTCTGGGGGTTCAATGAGGAGATCGTCGCCGACGCCATTTCCAGATCGAAGATACCTGTCATCAGCGCGGTCGGTCACGAGATAGATTTCACTATCGCCGATTTTGTTGCCGACCTTCGCGCGCCGACGCCGTCCAGCGCCGCCGTTCTCGCTGTGAAGGAGAGGAAGGATGTTGCCTATACGGTCAACTCGCTTTTGGGGAGGATGGTCTCCGCCGTTGATGGGATGGTGCGGAGTTACCGCGAACAGTTGAGCGGGCTTTTGAGCAGGACGGTCTTTACCGATCCGGCGCGGTTCCTTGAGCCGGACAGGCAGAGGGTAGACGAGCTGACGCTGAGGATGAGTAACGGCGTTCGGCGGAATTTTCTCGATACGCGCAGAAGGGTGGATGCGCTTTACCGCCAGTTGCAGAGTTTAAGGCCCGACAGGATATTGCAGATTAAAAAGGCGGCGGTGTCAGGTCTGGAGAACAGGCTCGCTAGCGTTATGAAGTCGCGCGTTGCGGAAAAGCATGAAAAGCTGACGGCAATCGCGGCGCGGCTCCCGGGGAGCGTCATGTCGCAGTTGGGGAGGAAGCAGAAGGGTTTCGCCATGGTGTCTGGGAAGATAGACGCGCTATCTCCGTTCAAGGTGTTGAAGCGCGGCTACTCCATTGCCCGCATGGAAGACGGCGCGGTGATAAAGAAAAAAGCCCAGGTTAAACGAGGTGATAAAATTTCCATCCTCCTCGACAAGGACGAAACCACATTGAACGAAGACTCCATCAACTGCGAAGTGGTGTAG